One window from the genome of Chroococcidiopsis sp. TS-821 encodes:
- a CDS encoding metal ABC transporter permease, which yields MLEAILEPLQYSFMQRSLTIAVLVGIICAIVGSYLMVQRLALLGDAISHSVLPGLAIAFIIGADIFVGAFIAGVVSTLAIALIRTRSPIKEDAAMGIVFSAFFALGITLITVVQKTNKIDLNHFLFGNILGVTAQDVWNTAIISLFVIAVVFLLYKELLFYTFDPVGAQAAGLPVNLLNFGLMVLIALTIVASLTAVGVILVLALLITPGATAYLLVKRLNQMMILGAIIGIIASITGMYLSYFYNLPSGPAIVLVASGFFTLALLFSPSQGILTYPQSSSQEWAFWKEIKNLLRSRS from the coding sequence ATGCTAGAAGCTATTCTTGAACCGTTGCAGTATAGTTTTATGCAGCGATCGCTGACGATCGCGGTTTTAGTCGGCATAATTTGTGCGATTGTCGGTAGCTACTTGATGGTACAACGCTTGGCACTACTCGGAGATGCGATTAGCCATTCAGTATTACCAGGACTCGCGATTGCATTTATTATTGGTGCAGACATTTTTGTTGGCGCCTTTATCGCAGGTGTTGTAAGTACATTGGCAATCGCCTTGATTCGCACGCGATCGCCAATTAAAGAAGATGCGGCGATGGGAATTGTTTTTTCGGCTTTTTTTGCCTTGGGAATTACGTTAATTACTGTTGTTCAGAAAACAAATAAAATCGACCTCAACCATTTTTTGTTTGGCAATATTTTAGGCGTGACTGCGCAAGATGTTTGGAATACTGCCATTATTTCTTTATTCGTAATCGCCGTTGTTTTCTTGCTGTACAAAGAATTATTATTTTACACGTTTGACCCAGTAGGCGCGCAAGCCGCAGGATTACCTGTCAATCTTTTAAATTTTGGTTTGATGGTATTGATTGCATTAACCATTGTTGCCAGTCTAACTGCTGTTGGCGTCATTTTAGTTTTAGCACTACTGATTACCCCAGGAGCTACCGCGTACTTGCTCGTAAAGCGCCTCAATCAAATGATGATTTTAGGGGCGATTATTGGTATTATTGCAAGTATCACTGGAATGTATCTCAGTTACTTTTATAATTTACCTTCAGGTCCCGCCATTGTCTTAGTTGCCTCAGGCTTTTTTACGCTAGCACTATTATTTAGTCCCAGTCAAGGCATCTTAACTTATCCACAGTCAAGTTCACAAGAATGGGCTTTTTGGAAAGAGATCAAAAATTTACTGCGATCGCGTTCTTAA